TCAGTGATCACCAGATCTGGGCGCATGCGCGTAACCACCTGGTCGAGCTCCACGGCCGTGCCGACCGTAGCGATCACGTCGAACCCGTCGGTGTCAAGCACGTGTCTGAGACCTTCGCGCAGCAGTACTTCATCCTCGGCAATCACTACACGCATGGAAGGTCCACCTCATCCGGAGCCGCGCGAGGACGGTCGCTCGGGTTGCCGAGCAGCGTGGCCGAACGGCCGCATCTGCGTGAGGGAATATCGCTGATGGCCATAGCGATCACCGTAGTATCACTCGCCCACGCGACCGGATCGGCAATTCAGGTGGCCGCGGCAGCCGCGGTATCGCTCGAGGTCTTCTGGAAGGGTCAAACTTCCTACCGAATCGTGGAAGCCTCACGGGGACGCAACCGCATCCCGAGTACGCCGGAGAGCAGTACGACGCCTGCCCCGAGCCCGAACGCGGCCGTGTACGACCCTTGATCGACGAGCCAGCCGGCGACCACCGGCCCGATCACGGCGCCGAAGTCACTGGCCATGTTGAATACCGCGAGCACCGTGCCGCTGCGCTTTCCTGCGACATCGCCGACAAGGGCGCCTGGAACGGTCCCCAGAAACGCAGAGCCAGCACTGAACAGGCCGATCGCGATGAGGGCCATCGCGAGCGATCCGGCGAACGCGAGCATGAGCAGGCCCGCGCCCGCGATCGCCGAGCCAACAACAAGTGGCGGCCGCCTTCCTGCCGTGTCGGACCATTTGCCGGCGGGAAACATCAACGCAGTCTGCACGAGCGCCGACACCAAAAAAGCGACACCGACCCAACCCGGTGAGGCGTGCAGATGCTCCACGATCAACAGCGGTAGGACCGTACTTCGGATTCCGAAAACCGCTAGCCCTACGGCGAAGTTGGTGGTCAGGGCGGCCTGATACTCGCGGGTGCGCAGAACTTCGCCGAACGTCCGGTCCGGTGCAGGGGTCTCGGGTACGGCGTCCCCCTCGTCAGAGTCGCTCGGCGTGGCTTTTTCAGCATCCCGG
The sequence above is drawn from the Antricoccus suffuscus genome and encodes:
- a CDS encoding MFS transporter — protein: MRIKNDVPRDVLTMAGVALCVSLGFGIVAPAIPLFATQFGVSATAAGVVVSSFALMRLIFGLVAGRLADRLGGRTSLIIGLAVVAVSSLLAGVAQDYPQLLILRGIGGMGSALFGVASMAIVLNAAGKQLRGQAMSIYRMGFLVGGIIGPAAGGAVLGISLRAPFFLYGGTLALAGVVGLVFLGRDAEKATPSDSDEGDAVPETPAPDRTFGEVLRTREYQAALTTNFAVGLAVFGIRSTVLPLLIVEHLHASPGWVGVAFLVSALVQTALMFPAGKWSDTAGRRPPLVVGSAIAGAGLLMLAFAGSLAMALIAIGLFSAGSAFLGTVPGALVGDVAGKRSGTVLAVFNMASDFGAVIGPVVAGWLVDQGSYTAAFGLGAGVVLLSGVLGMRLRPREASTIR